In Anaerolineales bacterium, the following proteins share a genomic window:
- a CDS encoding PIN domain-containing protein: MSVEFILRIVGMVFVGIIAGFWGYSLGGSNLGESIRYAAIIGLLGALTGLVLTPYVTTRPARAVRARLGRLSAETLFAGLIGMVMGLLTAALLAFPLSLLPEPFGQIMPLVGVIAFTWLGISLFVMRQGDIMGLLSTLSGRGGEGGSSSSWTNLNRTILLDTSVIIDGRVTDIARTGFLPGTLLIPRFVLNELQYIADSPDGLRRQRGRRGMEALAELQKLPNILVRISDINAEGVREVDDKLVVLAKQLKCPILTNDFNLNRVAELQGVTILNINELANAVKSVVLPAERMTLNIFQEGKEHGQGVGYMDDGTMVVVENGHDYIGEYKEVVVTKVLQTAAGRMIFARVEEDNGKRKK; the protein is encoded by the coding sequence ATGAGTGTCGAGTTTATTCTTCGTATTGTCGGTATGGTATTTGTCGGAATTATCGCAGGCTTCTGGGGGTACAGTTTAGGCGGCTCTAACCTTGGAGAATCAATCCGGTACGCGGCGATCATTGGGTTGCTGGGCGCGCTCACCGGTTTGGTGTTGACGCCGTATGTAACCACGCGTCCCGCGCGTGCGGTGCGCGCCCGTTTGGGGCGGCTTTCGGCGGAGACGTTGTTTGCCGGGCTGATCGGCATGGTGATGGGCTTGCTGACTGCCGCGTTGCTTGCTTTTCCGCTTTCTTTGTTACCGGAGCCGTTCGGTCAGATCATGCCGCTGGTTGGCGTGATCGCGTTTACGTGGCTGGGCATTTCGCTCTTTGTGATGCGGCAAGGCGACATCATGGGTTTGCTCAGCACGCTGAGCGGACGCGGCGGCGAAGGCGGCTCGTCGTCTTCATGGACAAACCTCAACCGTACCATCTTACTCGATACGAGCGTGATCATTGACGGGCGCGTGACCGACATTGCCAGAACGGGATTTTTGCCCGGCACATTGCTCATCCCGCGTTTTGTGTTGAACGAACTGCAATACATCGCCGATTCGCCGGACGGTTTACGTCGTCAGCGCGGACGGCGCGGCATGGAGGCGCTGGCTGAACTACAAAAACTGCCGAACATCCTCGTCCGCATCAGCGACATCAACGCGGAGGGCGTGCGCGAAGTGGACGATAAGCTTGTGGTGCTGGCGAAGCAACTCAAATGCCCGATCCTCACGAACGATTTCAATTTGAACCGCGTGGCTGAATTGCAAGGCGTGACCATCCTCAACATCAACGAGTTGGCGAACGCGGTCAAGTCGGTGGTGTTGCCTGCCGAGCGCATGACCTTGAACATTTTCCAGGAAGGCAAGGAGCATGGTCAGGGCGTGGGCTACATGGACGACGGCACGATGGTGGTGGTGGAGAACGGTCACGATTACATCGGCGAATACAAGGAAGTGGTTGTGACGAAAGTCCTGCAAACCGCCGCCGGGCGCATGATCTTCGCGCGCGTCGAGGAAGATAACGGGAAGAGAAAGAAATAA
- a CDS encoding 3'-5' exoribonuclease: MTYIMVDVESDGPIPSDYSMVCFGAVVVDRELNKKFYGQLHPISEQWIPERLAISGFTRAQTLRFDSPQKVMQEFDGWIKMISKGKPLFISDNNGFDWQFINYYFHHFLGNNPFGHSSTNLGSLYKGLVKDTSLNFKHMRKTTHTHHPLDDVIGNAEALLQMIHEMGLKTKT; the protein is encoded by the coding sequence ATGACTTATATAATGGTTGATGTCGAGTCAGATGGACCAATCCCTAGCGATTATTCGATGGTCTGTTTTGGGGCAGTTGTCGTTGATAGAGAACTGAATAAGAAATTTTATGGACAATTGCATCCCATAAGCGAGCAATGGATTCCCGAACGTCTCGCAATCAGTGGGTTTACTAGGGCACAGACATTGAGATTTGATTCCCCTCAAAAAGTAATGCAGGAATTTGACGGTTGGATCAAGATGATTTCAAAGGGTAAACCATTATTTATTTCTGATAACAATGGTTTCGATTGGCAATTCATCAATTATTATTTCCATCATTTTTTAGGGAATAATCCATTTGGACACAGTTCAACGAATCTTGGGTCGTTATACAAAGGTCTAGTGAAAGATACATCATTGAACTTCAAGCACATGCGGAAAACGACCCATACTCACCATCCGCTGGATGATGTTATCGGGAATGCTGAAGCCCTTTTGCAGATGATCCATGAAATGGGTTTGAAAACAAAAACATAA
- the moaA gene encoding GTP 3',8-cyclase MoaA — MTLTDRLNRPLHDLRISVTDRCNFRCVYCMPKEIFGADYPYLRRDEILAFEEIARLARIFTAHGVRKVRLTGGEPLVRKDLHRLVKMLAEIPGLELTLTTNGALLAKQAQALKDAGLNRVTVSLDSLDDEIFKAMNDVDFPVAKVLEGMDTAAQVGLEPIKVNMVVKRGMNESSVLPMARYFREKGYILRFIEYMDVGHTNGWRMDDVVSSAEIVKMISAEMPLEPIDPNYRGEVAERWRYKDGGGEIGVISSVTQAFCRACTRARISAEGKLYTCLFAVQGHDLKSLIRSGASDDELSQLIARVWGKRADRYSELRSENTIDLPKVEMSHIGG, encoded by the coding sequence ATGACCCTCACCGACAGATTAAACCGCCCCCTCCACGACCTGCGCATCTCCGTCACCGACCGCTGTAACTTCCGCTGTGTCTACTGCATGCCGAAGGAAATCTTCGGCGCGGACTACCCCTACCTGCGCCGCGACGAAATCCTCGCCTTCGAGGAGATCGCGCGGCTGGCGCGCATTTTTACCGCGCACGGCGTACGCAAGGTGCGTCTCACCGGCGGCGAGCCGCTCGTCCGTAAGGACCTGCACCGCCTCGTGAAAATGCTCGCCGAGATCCCCGGTCTCGAACTCACGCTGACCACCAACGGCGCGTTGCTGGCGAAACAGGCTCAAGCGTTGAAAGACGCGGGGCTGAACCGCGTCACCGTCAGTTTGGATTCGCTCGACGATGAAATCTTCAAAGCGATGAACGATGTGGACTTCCCGGTGGCGAAAGTGCTCGAGGGGATGGATACAGCCGCCCAAGTCGGGTTGGAACCGATCAAAGTCAACATGGTGGTCAAGCGCGGGATGAACGAATCCAGCGTTTTGCCGATGGCGCGTTACTTCCGCGAGAAAGGCTACATCCTGCGCTTCATCGAATACATGGATGTCGGTCACACCAACGGCTGGCGCATGGACGATGTGGTTTCATCGGCTGAGATCGTAAAAATGATTTCCGCTGAAATGCCGCTCGAACCCATTGACCCAAATTATCGCGGCGAAGTGGCAGAACGTTGGCGATACAAAGATGGCGGCGGCGAGATCGGAGTCATTTCATCGGTGACGCAGGCGTTTTGTCGCGCGTGCACGCGGGCGCGTATTTCTGCCGAGGGCAAGTTATACACCTGCCTGTTCGCCGTCCAGGGACACGACTTGAAAAGTTTAATCCGCTCCGGCGCGTCGGACGACGAACTCTCGCAACTCATCGCGCGCGTGTGGGGCAAACGCGCAGATCGCTACTCGGAATTGCGCTCAGAAAATACGATCGACCTGCCCAAAGTGGAAATGTCGCACATCGGCGGGTAA
- the era gene encoding GTPase Era yields the protein MNDFRTGFVAIIGRPNVGKSTLVNALLGQKIAAVSPKPQTTRKRQLGILTSDKYQLVFVDTPGIHKARHKLGEFLNREAEESLEGMDVILWLVDSSVPPTEEDRQIGLLLGKLPRRTSLVLAANKLDLFAADESSPHIEAYQASLRRDARVISISAAQNQNLNELIELLVSLSPFRAPEFEEDQVTDSYERDIAADLIREACLHKLREEVPHGVGVRVDEFKERENGMLYIGATIFVERESQKGIVIGEGGKMLKAIGSAARKEIEAMGGRPVFLELRAKALKDWRNNENAMQRLGYRMGKRKRK from the coding sequence ATGAACGATTTCAGAACTGGTTTTGTCGCGATCATTGGAAGACCCAACGTTGGGAAATCAACGCTGGTCAACGCGTTGTTGGGACAGAAGATCGCGGCGGTGTCGCCGAAGCCGCAGACCACGCGCAAACGTCAGCTGGGCATTCTCACCAGCGACAAATATCAACTCGTGTTCGTGGATACGCCCGGCATCCACAAGGCGCGGCACAAACTCGGCGAGTTTTTGAATCGCGAAGCCGAAGAATCTCTCGAAGGCATGGATGTGATTCTCTGGCTGGTGGATTCATCCGTCCCGCCGACAGAAGAGGACAGGCAGATCGGACTCCTCCTCGGCAAACTCCCGCGTCGGACTTCCCTTGTGCTTGCCGCGAACAAACTCGACCTTTTCGCCGCCGACGAGTCGAGTCCGCATATCGAAGCGTATCAGGCGTCCCTGCGAAGAGACGCGAGAGTGATTTCCATCTCCGCCGCGCAGAATCAGAATCTAAATGAGTTAATCGAGTTACTTGTGTCGTTGAGTCCGTTTCGCGCGCCCGAGTTCGAGGAGGATCAAGTCACCGATTCGTATGAGCGCGACATCGCCGCAGATTTAATCCGTGAGGCGTGTTTGCATAAACTGCGCGAGGAAGTGCCGCACGGCGTGGGCGTGCGGGTTGACGAGTTCAAAGAACGTGAAAATGGAATGTTGTACATCGGCGCGACGATCTTTGTGGAACGCGAGTCGCAAAAGGGAATCGTGATCGGCGAGGGCGGCAAGATGTTGAAAGCCATCGGCAGCGCGGCGCGCAAAGAGATCGAAGCGATGGGCGGGCGTCCCGTGTTTTTGGAATTGCGCGCCAAAGCGCTGAAAGACTGGCGCAACAACGAGAACGCGATGCAGAGATTGGGGTATCGGATGGGGAAGAGGAAAAGGAAATAA
- a CDS encoding site-specific DNA-methyltransferase: MHDPNIFFETKHARIIYDDVIATDRVADSSIDLIVTSPPYNVDIAYNSHKDDISYAEYLEFSQKWMTRCYHWLKDDGRFCLNIPLDKNKGGQQSVGADLTTIAKQIGFGYHSTIIWNEGNISRRTAWGSWMSASAPFVIAPVELILVLYKNKWKKTSGSKVSDVTRDEFMAWTNGVWTFNGESKKKIGHPAPFPIELPRRCIKLFSFVGDTVLDPFSGSGSTMIAAVTNNRQAIGIEVDAKYCELSRKRIVATTDAAQSTGKTVRSKKKKLKKPEKI, from the coding sequence ATGCATGACCCCAACATCTTTTTTGAAACTAAACATGCGAGGATCATCTACGATGACGTGATCGCTACCGATCGCGTGGCGGATTCAAGCATTGACCTGATCGTCACTTCGCCGCCGTACAACGTGGACATCGCCTACAACTCGCACAAGGACGACATTTCCTACGCGGAATATCTCGAGTTCAGCCAAAAGTGGATGACGCGTTGCTATCACTGGCTAAAAGACGACGGGCGATTTTGTTTGAACATTCCGCTCGACAAAAACAAGGGCGGACAACAAAGCGTCGGCGCGGACTTGACCACGATCGCAAAACAAATCGGCTTCGGCTATCACTCCACCATCATCTGGAACGAGGGGAACATTTCACGCCGCACCGCGTGGGGCTCATGGATGAGCGCCAGCGCGCCGTTTGTCATCGCTCCCGTTGAATTGATCCTCGTGCTGTATAAAAATAAATGGAAAAAGACCAGCGGAAGCAAAGTCTCGGACGTGACGCGCGACGAGTTCATGGCGTGGACCAACGGCGTGTGGACCTTCAACGGCGAGAGCAAGAAGAAGATCGGGCATCCCGCGCCGTTCCCCATCGAGTTGCCGCGGCGCTGTATCAAGTTGTTCAGTTTCGTCGGCGACACGGTTCTTGATCCGTTCAGCGGAAGCGGCTCGACAATGATCGCGGCAGTGACAAATAATCGCCAAGCCATCGGCATCGAAGTGGACGCGAAGTATTGCGAGTTGTCGAGGAAGCGAATTGTCGCCACGACAGATGCGGCACAAAGCACGGGCAAGACTGTGAGATCGAAAAAGAAGAAACTAAAAAAACCTGAAAAGATATGA
- a CDS encoding PLP-dependent aminotransferase family protein has protein sequence MQTPWSYRYAFRIHQMASSVIRELLKLTEEPDIISFAGGLPAPEVFPLEQFREASKYVLENSGPQSLQYSTTEGYRPLREMIARHASRFSAEVGADNVLITSGSQQALDFIGRLFVNRGDYIVVESPTYLGATQAWNAYGAQYIPVRTDEHGMIVDELEAALRIGPKFIYTLPNFQNPGGSTLSLARREKLVRIADKYGVPIIEDDPYGQLRYEGEHIPSIVSLDSEYRGPNGGHYSGNVIYLSTFSKLLAPGLRLGWVIAPPEVIQKLVMTKQAADLHTSSFNQYVAYEVAKGGFLDEHVKTIRSTYKERRDVMLEMMEEMFPPGVTWRKPQGGMFLWSILPEGMDAAEVLKRAIEKKVAFVPGEAFHPTGGGKNTLRLNFSYSSPETIREGITRLGTTLKELIADA, from the coding sequence ATGCAAACACCCTGGTCATATCGTTATGCGTTTCGTATCCATCAAATGGCGAGTTCGGTCATCCGTGAATTACTCAAGCTGACCGAAGAGCCGGATATTATTTCATTCGCCGGCGGCTTGCCCGCGCCGGAGGTTTTTCCGCTCGAACAGTTCCGTGAAGCCAGCAAATATGTGCTAGAAAATTCCGGCCCTCAATCGCTCCAATACAGTACCACCGAGGGATATCGTCCACTGCGTGAGATGATCGCGCGCCACGCTTCACGTTTCAGCGCGGAAGTGGGAGCGGATAACGTGCTAATCACTTCCGGCTCACAACAAGCGCTCGATTTTATTGGGCGGCTGTTCGTCAACCGCGGCGATTACATCGTGGTCGAATCGCCCACGTATCTCGGCGCAACTCAGGCTTGGAATGCCTATGGCGCGCAGTACATCCCGGTCCGCACGGACGAGCATGGGATGATCGTGGACGAACTGGAAGCGGCGCTTCGAATCGGACCTAAATTTATCTACACCCTTCCAAATTTCCAAAACCCGGGCGGGTCCACCCTCAGCCTTGCGCGGCGCGAGAAACTCGTCCGCATCGCGGATAAATATGGCGTACCGATCATCGAGGACGATCCGTACGGTCAATTACGTTATGAGGGCGAGCATATCCCCTCCATTGTTTCGTTGGATAGTGAATATCGCGGTCCCAACGGCGGACATTACAGCGGCAACGTCATTTACTTGAGCACCTTCTCGAAATTACTCGCGCCGGGCTTGCGGCTGGGATGGGTCATCGCACCGCCGGAAGTGATTCAAAAATTGGTGATGACCAAACAAGCGGCAGACCTGCACACATCGTCGTTCAATCAATATGTCGCGTACGAAGTGGCGAAAGGCGGATTTCTCGACGAACACGTGAAGACGATCCGCTCCACCTACAAAGAACGCCGCGATGTGATGCTCGAAATGATGGAAGAGATGTTTCCCCCGGGAGTTACGTGGCGAAAACCGCAAGGCGGCATGTTCTTGTGGAGCATTTTGCCCGAAGGGATGGATGCGGCGGAAGTTCTCAAACGCGCCATCGAGAAGAAGGTGGCGTTCGTGCCGGGCGAGGCGTTCCACCCCACAGGCGGAGGCAAGAATACCCTGCGGCTCAATTTCTCTTATTCGTCGCCAGAAACGATTCGTGAGGGAATCACGCGGTTGGGAACCACGTTGAAGGAATTGATCGCCGACGCGTAA
- a CDS encoding HAD family hydrolase, giving the protein MKIKAIFFDLDGTLRHNIPGGGEIFSEHVRSLDVQFSDEDSHRAMRWEFMYWANSSDLIADLKKHDGEKFWVNYSYRRLVALGVPSRRSKSLAPKVSAYMQGFYIPKSVVPDDAQKVLRELKERGYLMAVVSNRNQPFGEELESHGISRFFDFSLAGGEVDSYKPEPEIFVHALKRASLQPEQVVYVGDNYFADVVGSRRAGLRPVLYDPGGYFPEADCPVIASFDELMPTIRNL; this is encoded by the coding sequence ATGAAAATCAAAGCCATCTTCTTCGACCTCGACGGAACGCTGCGCCACAACATCCCCGGCGGAGGCGAAATATTTTCGGAACACGTCCGCTCGCTGGACGTTCAATTCAGCGACGAGGATTCCCATCGCGCCATGCGTTGGGAATTCATGTATTGGGCGAACTCTTCCGACCTGATTGCCGATCTAAAAAAACACGATGGCGAAAAGTTCTGGGTTAACTACAGTTATCGCCGACTGGTTGCGTTGGGCGTTCCCAGCCGAAGATCAAAATCGCTCGCGCCGAAAGTCTCCGCGTATATGCAGGGATTTTACATACCCAAAAGCGTCGTGCCAGACGACGCGCAGAAAGTCCTGCGCGAATTGAAAGAACGCGGCTACCTCATGGCGGTGGTTTCAAACCGCAATCAACCGTTCGGCGAGGAACTCGAATCGCACGGCATTAGCCGCTTCTTCGATTTCTCACTCGCGGGCGGCGAAGTGGATTCGTATAAGCCCGAACCTGAAATTTTCGTCCACGCGCTCAAACGCGCGAGTTTACAGCCCGAACAAGTCGTGTATGTGGGAGATAACTATTTCGCGGACGTGGTCGGCTCGCGCCGCGCGGGACTTCGTCCCGTGCTTTACGACCCGGGCGGTTACTTCCCCGAAGCGGATTGTCCGGTCATCGCATCGTTCGATGAGTTGATGCCGACGATAAGAAATTTGTGA
- the cysS gene encoding cysteine--tRNA ligase codes for MIRLYNTLTRKKEDFVTLEPNRVKLYVCGVTVYNDAHVGHAMSAIVFDIVRRYLEYRGYEVKHVMNYTDVDDKIINRANALGEDPLKLSQRYIADYAKNLADLNVLPATSNPQVSKTMPLIIQFIEGLIEKEHAYPAPNGDVYFRVVSDNDYGKLSGRKLEDMQAGARVEVGEMKQHPMDFALWKAAKPNEISWDSPWGKGRPGWHIECSAMNLAELGEQIDIHGGGNDLIFPHHENEIAQTESYTGKQFARYWIHNGMLQLGGEKMSKSLGNIISINDFLKTRSADVMRMLVLMGSYRAPLIFNDETQDAAEKSLDRVKSALRPASPSASGLAAGAAAELAAQAESTKQSFIAAMDDDFNSPLALAALYELVKAINTARDSGANDAQLEPAQKILRELTGVLGLQLKEKTGSSEAEAQVNALIAERNEARKQKNWARSDELRDQLKALGVAIEDSKDGTTWRWM; via the coding sequence ATGATCCGACTTTACAACACCCTCACCCGCAAAAAAGAAGATTTCGTCACGCTTGAACCGAACCGCGTCAAACTATACGTCTGCGGCGTGACGGTATACAACGACGCGCACGTCGGTCATGCCATGTCTGCCATCGTGTTCGACATCGTCCGCCGCTACCTCGAATATCGCGGCTATGAAGTCAAGCACGTGATGAACTACACCGACGTGGACGACAAGATCATCAACCGCGCCAACGCCCTCGGCGAAGACCCGCTTAAACTGTCGCAACGCTACATTGCAGATTACGCCAAGAACCTCGCCGACCTGAACGTCTTGCCCGCCACATCGAATCCGCAGGTGAGCAAGACCATGCCGCTCATCATCCAATTCATCGAAGGGCTTATCGAAAAAGAACATGCCTATCCCGCGCCCAACGGCGACGTATACTTCCGCGTGGTCAGCGACAACGATTACGGCAAACTCTCCGGGCGTAAACTCGAAGACATGCAAGCGGGCGCGCGCGTCGAAGTCGGCGAAATGAAACAACACCCGATGGATTTCGCCCTCTGGAAAGCCGCGAAACCAAATGAAATTTCATGGGACAGTCCGTGGGGCAAGGGTCGTCCCGGCTGGCACATCGAATGTTCCGCGATGAACCTCGCCGAACTCGGCGAGCAGATCGACATTCACGGCGGCGGCAACGATCTCATCTTCCCGCATCACGAAAACGAGATCGCACAGACCGAATCCTACACCGGCAAACAATTCGCCCGCTACTGGATTCACAACGGCATGTTGCAACTCGGCGGCGAAAAAATGTCCAAGTCGCTGGGCAACATCATCAGCATCAACGATTTTTTGAAGACGCGCTCCGCCGACGTGATGCGAATGCTCGTGCTGATGGGATCGTACCGCGCGCCGCTGATCTTCAATGACGAGACTCAAGACGCCGCCGAAAAATCGCTGGACCGCGTCAAGTCTGCCCTTCGACCTGCCTCGCCCTCCGCCAGCGGACTCGCCGCCGGAGCCGCCGCCGAACTCGCCGCGCAAGCGGAATCCACAAAACAATCTTTCATCGCCGCGATGGACGACGATTTCAATTCCCCGCTCGCCCTCGCCGCGTTGTACGAACTCGTCAAAGCGATCAACACCGCCCGCGATAGCGGAGCGAACGACGCGCAGCTTGAACCCGCGCAAAAAATTCTACGTGAATTAACCGGCGTCCTCGGTTTGCAATTAAAAGAAAAGACCGGCTCCAGCGAAGCGGAAGCGCAAGTCAACGCGCTGATCGCCGAACGCAACGAAGCGCGCAAACAAAAAAACTGGGCGCGCTCAGACGAACTCCGCGACCAACTCAAAGCGCTGGGCGTAGCCATCGAAGACAGCAAAGACGGCACCACGTGGAGATGGATGTAA
- a CDS encoding NAD(P)-binding domain-containing protein: protein MLKVGYIGLGLMGKSIARNILKAGFPLVIHNRSRAAVDELVAEGATAASSPSEVASHVDAVFTNLPDTPDVESVVLGKNGIIAGAHDGLVYVDNSTIKPASARMIAEKLKAKNVLALDAPVSGGDIGARNGTLTIMVGGDASALERVRDVLLAMGKTVTHVGDAGAGQVAKAANQIMVAAQMVAMGELLVFSKKAGVDPRKVVDAIKGGAAQCWTLDVKPPRLFDGNRNPGFKAHMQLKDLRIVMETAQEYDIPISSTIENTKLFQQMIDAGMGELDNSAVVGVIEKLAGVEIV, encoded by the coding sequence ATGCTCAAAGTCGGATACATCGGATTGGGATTGATGGGCAAGTCCATCGCGCGCAACATCCTCAAAGCGGGATTCCCGCTCGTGATCCACAACCGTTCGCGCGCCGCGGTGGATGAACTTGTCGCGGAAGGCGCGACCGCCGCTTCTTCCCCCAGTGAGGTTGCCTCGCACGTGGACGCGGTCTTCACCAACCTGCCCGACACGCCCGACGTTGAAAGCGTCGTCCTCGGCAAAAACGGAATCATCGCAGGCGCGCACGACGGATTAGTCTACGTGGACAACTCGACGATCAAACCCGCCTCGGCGCGGATGATCGCTGAAAAATTGAAAGCGAAAAATGTTCTCGCGCTCGACGCGCCTGTTTCAGGCGGCGACATTGGCGCGCGCAACGGAACGCTCACCATCATGGTCGGTGGCGACGCGTCCGCGCTGGAACGCGTCAGGGACGTATTGCTCGCGATGGGCAAAACAGTCACACACGTCGGTGACGCGGGAGCCGGTCAGGTGGCGAAAGCCGCCAACCAGATCATGGTCGCCGCGCAGATGGTCGCGATGGGCGAGTTGCTCGTCTTCTCGAAAAAAGCGGGCGTGGACCCCCGCAAAGTTGTGGACGCGATCAAAGGCGGCGCGGCGCAATGCTGGACGCTGGACGTCAAGCCGCCGCGCTTGTTCGACGGTAATCGCAACCCCGGCTTCAAGGCGCACATGCAATTGAAAGATTTGCGGATTGTCATGGAAACCGCGCAGGAATACGACATTCCAATTTCATCCACAATTGAAAATACGAAGTTATTCCAGCAGATGATCGACGCGGGCATGGGCGAACTCGATAACTCGGCAGTCGTCGGCGTGATCGAGAAGTTGGCGGGGGTGGAGATCGTTTAA
- a CDS encoding nitroreductase family deazaflavin-dependent oxidoreductase: MKMKMNDLAGVEYCYLTTTGRVTGNPHEIEIWFGVHENTVYLMSGGGEKSDWVKNLAKNPSVTVKIADRVFNATGYLEKDAEKERIVRTLLADKYNERESDGSLSEWAQSALVVGLEIKN; the protein is encoded by the coding sequence ATGAAGATGAAGATGAATGATCTCGCCGGGGTGGAATACTGCTACCTCACCACAACGGGACGCGTGACCGGCAATCCGCATGAGATAGAGATCTGGTTCGGCGTTCACGAAAACACCGTCTATTTGATGTCCGGCGGCGGAGAGAAATCGGACTGGGTGAAAAACTTGGCGAAGAATCCATCGGTAACGGTGAAGATCGCGGATCGAGTTTTCAACGCCACCGGGTATCTTGAAAAGGACGCAGAGAAAGAACGGATCGTGCGGACCTTGCTCGCCGATAAATACAACGAACGCGAGTCCGACGGTTCGCTCAGCGAGTGGGCGCAATCCGCGCTGGTGGTGGGGTTGGAGATTAAGAACTGA
- a CDS encoding YitT family protein — MKKYYPYIRDYFLILLAALIQAFSLRTFFIPANLASGGVSGISQLINYFTGFPIGLLILIGNIPLFILGWRFLGGYRFAIRTAVAIFIYSTFIDLLPNTPIFSTGGLGAALIRDLQGDIFLNTLYGAIVSGIGYGLIYRARGTSGGSDILARILNNWRGIPITQSYLFVDSAVILGAGFVFGWKQALYAMIALYVSGLVAETTLDGGTSVRTAMIVTSESDAITNRVFEELQRGVTILEGAGAYTDEARPVLYCVITRAEVATLKAIVNECDPHAFMVIGTAHEVMGAGFKPLKVK; from the coding sequence ATGAAAAAATATTATCCCTACATCCGCGATTATTTCCTGATCCTCCTCGCCGCGTTGATTCAGGCGTTCTCGCTTCGCACGTTTTTCATCCCTGCCAACCTTGCCTCGGGCGGCGTGAGCGGCATTTCTCAGTTGATCAATTACTTTACAGGTTTTCCCATCGGTTTGTTGATTCTGATCGGCAACATTCCCTTGTTCATTTTGGGCTGGCGTTTCCTCGGCGGCTATCGCTTTGCCATACGGACAGCGGTCGCCATTTTTATCTATTCGACTTTTATTGACCTGCTGCCAAACACCCCGATCTTTTCGACGGGCGGGCTGGGCGCGGCATTGATACGTGATCTGCAAGGCGACATTTTCCTCAACACGTTGTATGGCGCCATCGTCAGCGGAATCGGTTATGGGCTGATCTATCGCGCCCGCGGCACCAGCGGCGGCTCGGATATTCTGGCGCGTATCCTCAACAATTGGCGCGGGATTCCCATCACGCAAAGTTATCTGTTCGTGGATTCGGCCGTCATCCTCGGCGCGGGGTTCGTGTTCGGATGGAAGCAAGCTTTGTATGCGATGATCGCCCTCTACGTCAGCGGACTCGTCGCCGAAACGACACTCGACGGAGGCACAAGCGTCCGCACCGCGATGATCGTCACCTCCGAATCGGATGCAATTACGAACCGCGTATTCGAGGAACTCCAGCGCGGCGTGACCATCCTCGAAGGCGCAGGCGCCTACACAGACGAAGCGCGTCCTGTGTTGTATTGCGTCATCACCCGCGCGGAGGTCGCGACGCTCAAAGCCATCGTCAACGAATGTGACCCGCACGCCTTCATGGTCATCGGCACGGCGCACGAAGTGATGGGGGCAGGGTTCAAACCGTTGAAGGTGAAATGA
- a CDS encoding GxxExxY protein: MKIVDERDPQTYAIIGAAMEIHRQLGHGFLEAVYQEAAVIEFPLKQVPFEREVSLPIKYKNILLPTHYRADFVCFSEIIVEFKALSRLSSMEEAQLLNYLKATGLKRGLLINFGASSLQYKRLVWGYEEKFKKSASSA; this comes from the coding sequence ATGAAAATCGTGGACGAGCGCGACCCGCAGACGTATGCCATCATCGGCGCGGCGATGGAGATTCATCGTCAGTTAGGGCACGGATTTCTCGAAGCGGTGTATCAAGAAGCGGCGGTTATTGAATTTCCTCTCAAACAGGTTCCTTTTGAGAGGGAAGTTTCTTTACCAATCAAATACAAGAACATTCTTCTACCAACTCACTATCGCGCTGATTTTGTTTGCTTCTCCGAAATCATCGTGGAATTCAAGGCGTTATCTCGGCTGTCCAGCATGGAAGAAGCCCAGCTTCTGAACTACCTCAAAGCCACTGGATTAAAACGCGGCTTGCTGATCAACTTTGGCGCATCGAGCCTGCAATACAAACGCCTCGTTTGGGGCTATGAAGAGAAATTTAAAAAATCTGCGTCATCTGCGTAA